From the genome of Spinacia oleracea cultivar Varoflay chromosome 2, BTI_SOV_V1, whole genome shotgun sequence, one region includes:
- the LOC110803844 gene encoding uncharacterized protein, translating to MLLSPGHSPRHLSSPSPSLSFSSADPPSSSAPSNPPKRSPAVLDEDSYVAGIEKIIERDFFPDIPKLRDRLDWLEAVRTRDPVQIRDAQLKILERRRGLNRVDGGKIRTPGSTFFKNSVTPFEFDRTPSVIDGNLGGGEVIGNGVDVNLSLDQFFRKYTSEDNVSFNKIMEKVNRKRKERYGYLLEGEKEEDEEVKGIEDVKRDRITDGYGTSDQPPSTLEGWKYCAKNLLMYHPADRGEAPLTAEERAERMKGLTKEVDRYNTRFHGKISDSGPKDEDEVEVLYNMVAGGTPVMSDRNRDKTKKYDLEDLRKSPNLFYVESEKRADNGYNFVKTPSPAPGVDESPIITWGEIEGTPLRLDPEDTPLDIGGSGDGSRFKIPLPPTRDLKAHSLSREAARKLKERSRMYEKPPLPSPMRSGSASPSVRTLSPAAQKFMRNAMAKSSASVDESLRASYRGNSPGPGTPKSGRSMSKLARDGTIDSTRSPSVREGSNPPW from the coding sequence ATGCTTCTCTCTCCAGGCCACTCCCCTCGCCACCTTTCCTCCCCATCCCCATCTCTTTCGTTCTCCTCAGCCGATCCACCGTCGTCTTCTGCCCCTTCAAACCCCCCAAAACGGTCGCCGGCAGTTCTCGACGAAGACAGCTATGTCGCTGGAATAGAGAAGATCATCGAGCGTGACTTCTTCCCAGATATTCCGAAGCTTCGCGATCGTCTCGATTGGCTCGAGGCTGTCAGAACGAGAGATCCCGTTCAAATTCGCGACGCCCAGTTGAAGATACTCGAGCGCCGCCGCGGACTGAACCGCGTTGACGGAGGTAAAATCCGAACTCCTGGTTCAACTTTCTTTAAGAATTCCGTTACCCCTTTTGAATTTGATCGAACCCCATCTGTAATTGATGGGAATTTGGGTGGTGGGGAGGTAATTGGTAATGGGGTTGATGTTAATTTGAGTTTGGATCAGTTTTTTAGGAAGTATACTAGTGAAGATAATGTCagttttaataagattatgGAAAAAGTTAATCGTAAGAGAAAGGAGAGATATGGGTATTTGTTGGAAGGTGAGAAGGAAGAGGATGAGGAGGTTAAGGGGATTGAGGATGTTAAGAGGGATAGGATTACGGATGGGTATGGTACATCCGATCAGCCGCCTAGTACCTTGGAGGGTTGGAAGTATTGTGCTAAGAATTTGTTAATGTACCATCCTGCTGATAGGGGTGAAGCTCCGTTGACAGCGGAGGAGAGAGCTGAGAGGATGAAGGGTTTGACAAAGGAGGTTGATCGGTATAATACGCGGTTTCATGGGAAAATCTCAGATTCTGGACCAAAAGATGAGGATGAGGTTGAGGTTCTTTATAATATGGTTGCGGGGGGAACTCCAGTGATGTCTGATAGGAATAGGGATAAGACAAAGAAGTATGATTTGGAGGATTTGAGGAAGTCACCGAATCTGTTTTATGTTGAGTCTGAGAAAAGGGCTGACAATGGTTACAACTTTGTGAAGACTCCTTCACCTGCTCCTGGTGTGGATGAATCACCAATTATCACTTGGGGTGAAATAGAAGGGACGCCGTTGAGATTGGATCCTGAGGATACGCCACTTGATATTGGCGGTAGTGGTGATGGGTCACGTTTCAAGATTCCGTTGCCTCCTACACGGGATTTAAAGGCTCATTCTTTGTCGAGGGAGGCTGCTCGTAAGTTGAAGGAAAGGTCAAGGATGTATGAAAAACCACCACTGCCTTCGCCCATGAGGAGTGGAAGTGCCAGTCCCAGTGTAAGGACTCTTTCTCCTGCTGCTCAGAAGTTTATGAGGAATGCAATGGCAAAATCTTCGGCTTCTGTTGACGAATCTCTGCGTGCTAGTTATCGAGGCAACAGCCCTGGCCCCGGTACTCCTAAATCAGGAAGGAGCATGTCGAAGCTTGCAAGAGATGGAACCATTGATTCCACTAGGTCACCTTCTGTTAGAGAGGGTTCTAATCCTCCTTGGTAA